GTCCCGTTGTTCGTAACCCCATTTTTCCTGCTTGGGCGCGGTCATCCCGATAAACAGGACGTGGGGTTCAAAGGCATTGATGGCGTCCACCATCGCCTGGTTGTCGGCTTCGGAAAACTCGCTTTTGAAAGGAGGAGAGTAGGACCCCAGGGTGATGTGCGGGAATTCCTGCGCCGCCCGGGCACTGATCTTGTCCAGGGTCTTCGGAGATGATCCAAGGAAAAATACTTTCCAGCGCCCTTCCTCCGCCCGGGCCATCAGGTAGTCAAAACAGTCCTGCCCCGCGATCTTTTTGATGTTTTTGCCATGGATCAGCATCGAGCCGATGGCGACGCCCATCCCGTCCAGGACCAGCACGTCGGTGCCCTTGAGCGCTTTTTTAAAACCCTCGTCCTTAACGGCAAGACCGTAGGAATTCGGGCTAAACGTATTGATGAGGTGCTTCCTGGAACCGTCCAGGTCCGCGAGGGTGCCGCTGAATACGTTGTATCCAAGGACGTCCACAGATTTATACATATATCAAGTGTATTCGAGTGTGCTTAGGTAAAGGTTCAGCGACCGCGGCGCAAGCCCCAGGCGGATCCTGGCCCGTTTGACCAGCCGCCGGAAGGCGTGGATATAGTCCCTGCCATCGAGACGCCGCACCTCCGCGGGGGTGCCCCCAAAGGCCCGGATTTCCCGGATCCCGCCGATGCCGACCTGGTAGGTTTTCCCGGGATCGTAGTGTTCGGGGAAGGACATCCTTCTTTTTTGAAAATGGATATACGCGTATCGTTTTGCCTGGACGGCCCCGCCGGTCACGTAGTAACGGACCAGTTCGCCGTTTTCCAGGAGGAAAACCTCGTGTTCATAGCTGTTGCCCGCGCCCGCGGTGCACCGGAACCGGTAGTCGTTGGGCCGGATGTCGGCCACGATTTCCTCCAGGTACATTTTGAGCCCGGCCTTTTGCGCCACCCTTCCGATCCCGAGCCATTCGTCAAAACCACAGGATTCCTGGGTCTGGAACACAAAGCGGAGGCGTTCCACGGCTTCGGGGAAACAAACCTCGTTGACCCTGGGGATGTTCCGGAACAACCCGAAGTGCCCCCGGTTAAAGACCTTGTCCGGTTGTCCCTGCAAGGCCTCTTCCAGAAAGGGCGTCATGTCCCCAAAGACCATATCCAGGTCCGTGTGCCCCCAATAGTCATACCCCTCGATCAGGTCCTGGTACAACAGTCCCCAGAAGGGTCTGTACTCCGAGAGCTTGTACGGGTACTCCAGGGAGACCGGGTAGCCGATCAACCGGGAAAGCCCCTCCCTCAACGCCGCAAGGGTGGTGGGGACCCACGTCACGTCACCCGCCCCTTCAGGCCGGGGCTGGTCGGTAATGAAAATCAGGTCAAAAGGTTGTCTCCTGGCCGTATCCAGCCAAAAGGAGAAGCCGTTGGGCAGGGGCCCTACCCAGACGACGAATATGGCGATTCGGGACATGTGTTGACATTTTTCAACAGGTCAGGGTCGGCGGTAAGCATGGTCTTCAACCGGGCGCCGAAATTGTCCCAGGAATGGTCCGTCAC
This region of Dinghuibacter silviterrae genomic DNA includes:
- a CDS encoding DUF6625 family protein, encoding MSRIAIFVVWVGPLPNGFSFWLDTARRQPFDLIFITDQPRPEGAGDVTWVPTTLAALREGLSRLIGYPVSLEYPYKLSEYRPFWGLLYQDLIEGYDYWGHTDLDMVFGDMTPFLEEALQGQPDKVFNRGHFGLFRNIPRVNEVCFPEAVERLRFVFQTQESCGFDEWLGIGRVAQKAGLKMYLEEIVADIRPNDYRFRCTAGAGNSYEHEVFLLENGELVRYYVTGGAVQAKRYAYIHFQKRRMSFPEHYDPGKTYQVGIGGIREIRAFGGTPAEVRRLDGRDYIHAFRRLVKRARIRLGLAPRSLNLYLSTLEYT
- a CDS encoding WecB/TagA/CpsF family glycosyltransferase: MYKSVDVLGYNVFSGTLADLDGSRKHLINTFSPNSYGLAVKDEGFKKALKGTDVLVLDGMGVAIGSMLIHGKNIKKIAGQDCFDYLMARAEEGRWKVFFLGSSPKTLDKISARAAQEFPHITLGSYSPPFKSEFSEADNQAMVDAINAFEPHVLFIGMTAPKQEKWGYEQRDAVNARVICAIGNVFDWYAGNSKRPAKIWVTLRLEWLVRIFIRPEIFKRNTGNQMVFFKDVLLHLLHIKRTK